The genome window GCCATTCGCCAGGTCGCCGCAGCGCTGACGGCCGCAGGCAATGTAGGCGAAGGGTATGTCAACGGCATGCTGGCCCGCGAACAACAAACTTCAACTTATCTGGGCAACGGCATTGCAATCCCTCACGGCACCACCGACACCCGCGACCTGGTTCAGCAAACCGGCGTGCAGGTGTTTCAGTTCCCGCAAGGCATCGCCTGGGGCGACGATCAAACCGCCTATGTGGTGATCGGTATCGCCGCCCGTTCCGACGAGCATCTGGCGCTGCTGCGTCAGCTTACCCATGTGCTAAGCGATGATGATGTTGCCGCGCAATTAAGAACCACCAGCTCTGCTGAAGAGCTACGCAGCCTGCTGATGGGTGAAAAGCAGGGCAGCGAATTTAAATTCGATACCTCGCTGATTGCCGTTGATGTTAACGCCAGCGATTTAATGACGCTGCAGGCGCTCAATGCGGGCCGATTGCAGCAGGCGGGTGCGGTTGATGCACGTTTTGTCGCGCAGGTTATTGGCGCGAAGCCGCTGAACCTTGGCCAGGGCATCTGGCTGAACGACAGCACCGAAGGCAATCTGGGCAGTGCCGTAGCGGTCAGCCGCGTCGCGCAGCCTGTTGTCGTTGATGGTGAAACCGCAGCGATGCTGGTGACCGTGGCGGTGGCTGATGATAAGCCGCTGCAGGTACTTAACTATCTCAGCGATCTGCTGCTGAAAAATAAAGCGGAGCGTCTGCTGAAAGCGGATGCCGCTGGCGTGCTGGCGCTGTTAACCAGCGAAGTGGATGAGCAGGCGGAAGTGCTGACGGCAGAATTTATCATCCGCAACGAACATGGTCTGCATGCCCGACCGGGCACGGCGCTGGTCAGCGTGATCAAGCAATTCAACTGTGATGTCACGATCACCAACCTTGACGGCAGCGGTAAGCCAGCCAATGGTCGCAGCCTGATGAAAGTGGTGGCGCTGGGCGTGAAAAAAGGACATCGCCTGCGCTTTACCGCCAGCGGTGAAGATGCGCAGCAGGCGCTGAATGCGATTGAAGAGGCCATTAACAGCGGCCTTGGCGAGGGGGCAGCATGAGCAGACGCGTTGCAACCATTACGCTAAATCCGGCCTATGACCTGGTGGGATATTGCCCGGAAATCGAGCGTGGTGAAGTTAATCTGGTGAAAACCACCGGGCTGCATGCCGCCGGCAAAGGCATTAACGTGGCAAAAGTGCTGAAGGATCTGGGCATTGATGTCACCGTTGGCGGTTTTCTGGGTAAAGAGAATCAGGACGGCTTCCAGCATTTGTTTAGCGAGCTGGGTATCGCCAACCGTTTCCATGTGGTGCCGGGCCGCACGCGTATCAACGTTAAGCTTACCGAGAAAGATGGTGAAGTCACC of Pantoea alhagi contains these proteins:
- the fruB gene encoding fused PTS fructose transporter subunit IIA/HPr protein, with the protein product MFQLDIKAIHPGQTASNKEEAIRQVAAALTAAGNVGEGYVNGMLAREQQTSTYLGNGIAIPHGTTDTRDLVQQTGVQVFQFPQGIAWGDDQTAYVVIGIAARSDEHLALLRQLTHVLSDDDVAAQLRTTSSAEELRSLLMGEKQGSEFKFDTSLIAVDVNASDLMTLQALNAGRLQQAGAVDARFVAQVIGAKPLNLGQGIWLNDSTEGNLGSAVAVSRVAQPVVVDGETAAMLVTVAVADDKPLQVLNYLSDLLLKNKAERLLKADAAGVLALLTSEVDEQAEVLTAEFIIRNEHGLHARPGTALVSVIKQFNCDVTITNLDGSGKPANGRSLMKVVALGVKKGHRLRFTASGEDAQQALNAIEEAINSGLGEGAA